A window of Mycobacteriales bacterium genomic DNA:
CCGTGGAAGCCGCCCGCGTACATCGGGCCGAGGCGCGACTGCATGTGCGCCATGCCCTTGTGCTCGAGCATGCCGACGGCGAGCGGCACCGTGAGGAAGACCAGCAGGATGCCGACGAGCTTCACCGCGAGCAGGAAGCCGAACGAGTGCAGCAGGCCACCTGCCGCCAGGACCTCAGGACTCACTCGTGACCGCCTTCACCGGGCTCCTTCGCGCCGGGCCACGCCTTGACGACGCGGCTCGCGAGCTGGAACTCCTTGCGCAGCGGGTGCCCGTCGAACTCGTCGGAGAGCAGCAGCTTGACGAGGTTCGGGTGGCCCTCGAAGACGATGCCGAACATCTCCCACGCCTCCCGCTCGTGCCAGTTGGCGCCGCGGTAGACGCCGGAGCAGGACGGGACGGTCGGGTTGTCCCGCGGCGTCGTCGTGCGCAGCAGCAGGTGGTGCCGGTGGATCGGCGAGTAGAGGTGCATGACGACCGCGAAGCCGTCCTCCCCCTCGTCGACCCCGGCCATCATGTCGAAGAACGTCAGGTCCAGGCCGCGGCTAGTCTTCGCGAACTCGGCGGCCGCGGCGTAGTGCTCGCGCGGCACCGTCACCGTCGGGTGGCCGTACGAGATCTCGCTCTCGACGCCCTCCCCGAACTGCGCGACGAACCGCTGCGCGATCTCCTCTGGCGTCATCGGCTACGCCTCGACCGAGATCGGCTCACGGGCGTACCGCTGCTTCAGCGACTCGTCCTGGATCTTCGTCTGGAGCTTGATGATGCCCTGCAGCAACGCCTCCGGCCGCGGCGGGCAGCCCGGCACGTAGACGTCCACCGGCAGGATCTGGTCGACGCCCTTCGTCACCGCGTAGGAGTCCCAGTACGGGCCGCCGCAGTTCGCGCAGGACCCGAACGAGATCACGTACTTCGGCTCGGGCATCTGCTCGTAGAGCCGCTTCACGGCGGGCGCCATCTTGTCGGTCAGCGTGCCGCTGACGACCATCAGGTCCGCCTGCCGGGGCCCGTGGGCGAACGGGATCACGCCCAGGCGGATGAAGTCGTGCTCGGCCATCGAGGTCGCGATGAACTCGATCGCGCAGCACGCGAGGCCGAAGTTGAAGACCCACAGCGAGTACTTGCGTCCCCAGTTGAGGACGAACTTGATCGGCTGCGGGACCTCGACCTGTTCGCTCAGACCCATTCGAGGACCTTCTTCTTCCACGCGTAGAGCAGGCCGACGACGAGGATCGCCACGAACACGACCATCTCGACGAAGACCGGGCCGCCCTGGCCGGCCCGGGCGAACGCGTTGAGCACGTTGGCGAACGGGAACAGGAACACCGACTCGACGTCGAAGATCACGAACAGGAACGCGAAGACGTAGTAGCGGATCTGCGTCTGCGACCAGCCCGCGCCGACCGGGTCGATGCCGCACTCGTAGGTGAGGTACTTCTCCCGCTGGGGACGGTTGGGCCGGATCAGGCGGGCCGCCGAGAAGGCCACGACGACGAAGCCGAGGCCGACGAGGATGACGGAGCCGATCGTGGTGTACGACCCGAAGTAGGCGCGCATCGGGGCCCGCTCGTCCTCCCTGGAGTCGCGATCCGCACGGCGGACCGGCCGCCGAACGGCGGTACCCGCATCCTATCGGCGCCGTCCCGCACCGCCGAATCGACGCGCGCCCCGCGCGGCGTAGCCGCCTACCCGCCGCCCGGGTAGTGCCCTACCCTGCCGACATGGCGTTCGAGCGGATCACCGTGGACGCGGACCTGATGGGCGGCGCGCCCACGATCCGCGGGCTGCGCATCCCGGTGGCGACGGTCGTCTCCATGGTCGCCGCCGGGATGACGGCCGCCGAGATCTGCGCCGACCTCCCGGACCTGACGCCGGAGGACGTAGCCGAGGCGCTGCGGTACGCGGCCGAGACCGTGCGGGAGCGGCAGCTGCCGCTGCGCCCCTCCGCATGAGGCTGCTCCTCGACAACAGCGGCGGGTGTCCGACCGCCGGGCCCGAGGAGCTCGCCGCGTTGCTGGTCGCGAAACCTGCCCGCGCTGGCGGACGAGCTGGACCGGGGCGCGGTCGTCGTGCTCGGGGAGCAGTCGGTCCGGGTGCGCGCGT
This region includes:
- a CDS encoding NADH-quinone oxidoreductase subunit C, yielding MTPEEIAQRFVAQFGEGVESEISYGHPTVTVPREHYAAAAEFAKTSRGLDLTFFDMMAGVDEGEDGFAVVMHLYSPIHRHHLLLRTTTPRDNPTVPSCSGVYRGANWHEREAWEMFGIVFEGHPNLVKLLLSDEFDGHPLRKEFQLASRVVKAWPGAKEPGEGGHE
- a CDS encoding NADH-quinone oxidoreductase subunit B family protein, coding for MGLSEQVEVPQPIKFVLNWGRKYSLWVFNFGLACCAIEFIATSMAEHDFIRLGVIPFAHGPRQADLMVVSGTLTDKMAPAVKRLYEQMPEPKYVISFGSCANCGGPYWDSYAVTKGVDQILPVDVYVPGCPPRPEALLQGIIKLQTKIQDESLKQRYAREPISVEA
- the ndhC gene encoding NADH-quinone oxidoreductase subunit A yields the protein MRAYFGSYTTIGSVILVGLGFVVVAFSAARLIRPNRPQREKYLTYECGIDPVGAGWSQTQIRYYVFAFLFVIFDVESVFLFPFANVLNAFARAGQGGPVFVEMVVFVAILVVGLLYAWKKKVLEWV
- a CDS encoding DUF433 domain-containing protein: MAFERITVDADLMGGAPTIRGLRIPVATVVSMVAAGMTAAEICADLPDLTPEDVAEALRYAAETVRERQLPLRPSA